A stretch of Campylobacter gracilis DNA encodes these proteins:
- a CDS encoding XRE family transcriptional regulator produces the protein MNLGLRIKNLREERGLTQLELANLSGISRASIQLYEADKVEIPVKKLSDISKVLDVDIDFFTKDKSSLVLRKSFVSNKNSVVSPANLKKSQKEQIAEDQIFIRKLSSAVGAGESVDIEGVEVYDTDVLVPFSRMLFNLPVNEHNIRCLKVVGYSMIPMLYPDSWVIARMGPSFDGDGLYIIDFGGNFMVKLLQKHPNGTLFVNSVNQEYRSYEIGPNDEVRVQIVGKVLRCVI, from the coding sequence ATGAATTTGGGCTTAAGAATTAAAAATTTAAGAGAAGAGCGCGGATTAACTCAACTAGAATTAGCAAATTTAAGCGGAATATCAAGAGCGAGTATTCAACTATACGAAGCAGATAAAGTTGAAATTCCGGTTAAAAAATTATCAGACATCTCAAAGGTTTTGGATGTCGATATTGATTTTTTTACAAAAGACAAAAGTTCGTTAGTGCTTCGTAAGTCGTTCGTAAGTAATAAAAATTCTGTCGTAAGTCCCGCAAACCTTAAAAAGTCACAAAAAGAGCAGATCGCAGAGGATCAAATTTTCATCCGTAAGCTGAGCTCGGCCGTTGGTGCGGGCGAGAGCGTCGATATCGAAGGCGTCGAAGTATACGATACGGACGTGCTCGTGCCTTTTTCTCGGATGCTTTTTAATTTACCCGTAAACGAGCATAATATCCGCTGCCTCAAAGTCGTCGGATATTCGATGATACCGATGCTCTATCCGGATAGCTGGGTTATAGCACGCATGGGGCCGAGCTTCGATGGGGATGGACTTTATATCATAGATTTCGGCGGAAATTTTATGGTGAAATTGCTACAAAAGCACCCAAACGGTACGCTTTTTGTCAATAGCGTCAATCAAGAATACCGCAGCTATGAGATAGGACCGAATGACGAGGTCCGAGTACAAATCGTCGGTAAGGTTTTGCGCTGCGTGATTTGA